The following are encoded together in the Citrobacter arsenatis genome:
- a CDS encoding acyltransferase, translating to MQPKIFWIDNLRGIACLMVVMIHTTTWYITNAQSVSPLNWDLANVLNSASRVSVPLFFMISGYLFFGERSAKPRHFTRIALCILFYSSVALAYILLFTSINAELSLKNLLQKPVFYHLWFFFAIAVIYLVSPLIQVKNISGKMLLALMVVIGLIANPNTVSQKIGGFEWLPINLYISGDTFYYIVYGMLGRAIGMMDTQKRGLTWICAALFIIAVFVISRGTLHELRWRGNFADTWYLYCGPAVFICAASLLTLVKNTLSTRTLPVLGLISRHSLGIYGFHALIIHALRTNGIEFKNWPPLDMLWIFSATLAGSLLLSILLQRIDTRRLVS from the coding sequence ATGCAGCCCAAAATTTTCTGGATTGATAACCTGCGCGGGATAGCCTGTCTCATGGTCGTGATGATCCACACCACGACCTGGTACATCACCAATGCGCAAAGCGTCAGCCCGCTGAATTGGGATCTGGCCAATGTGCTCAATTCAGCCTCTCGCGTCAGCGTCCCGCTGTTCTTTATGATTTCGGGCTATCTTTTTTTTGGCGAGCGCAGCGCCAAACCACGCCATTTCACGCGCATCGCGCTCTGCATTTTGTTTTACAGCAGCGTGGCGCTGGCCTACATCCTGCTGTTTACCTCGATCAACGCTGAACTGTCGCTAAAAAACCTGCTGCAAAAGCCGGTGTTCTATCACCTGTGGTTTTTCTTCGCGATCGCCGTCATCTACCTGGTTTCCCCACTGATTCAGGTTAAAAATATCAGTGGCAAGATGCTGCTGGCGCTCATGGTGGTGATTGGGCTGATTGCCAACCCCAATACCGTTTCGCAAAAAATTGGCGGTTTTGAGTGGCTTCCCATCAACCTGTACATCAGTGGCGATACGTTTTACTACATCGTGTACGGCATGCTGGGCCGGGCAATTGGCATGATGGATACGCAAAAGCGCGGGCTCACCTGGATCTGTGCGGCATTGTTCATTATCGCGGTGTTTGTTATTTCTCGAGGCACGTTGCATGAACTGCGCTGGCGAGGCAATTTTGCCGATACCTGGTACCTCTACTGCGGCCCGGCAGTGTTTATTTGTGCCGCCTCGCTCCTGACGCTGGTCAAAAATACGCTCAGCACGCGTACTCTGCCGGTACTGGGTCTTATTTCCCGCCATTCCTTGGGTATTTATGGCTTTCATGCGCTGATCATTCATGCGCTGCGCACCAACGGTATAGAATTCAAGAACTGGCCACCGCTGGATATGCTGTGGATTTTCAGCGCCACGCTGGCGGGAAGTTTGCTGTTGTCCATACTGTTGCAGCGCATCGATACGCGCAGGCTGGTGAGCTAA
- the yiaB gene encoding inner membrane protein YiaB: MKTTRLLPWILFLSGALIYVIGLWRACPLLSGKGYFFGVLMTGMFVTYAYQRAVNLNQSDERFASVCQMVVLITVGLLLVGVWNAPLAPIEMGLYPAAFIVSLLGQALLMRSAEYLSKGQEL, translated from the coding sequence ATGAAGACGACAAGGCTGTTGCCATGGATACTATTCCTCTCTGGCGCACTGATTTACGTTATTGGCCTATGGCGGGCGTGCCCGTTATTGAGCGGCAAAGGCTATTTTTTCGGCGTGCTGATGACGGGAATGTTTGTGACCTACGCTTATCAACGTGCTGTAAATCTCAATCAGAGCGACGAACGCTTCGCTTCCGTGTGTCAGATGGTGGTGCTAATAACCGTTGGGTTACTGCTGGTGGGGGTGTGGAATGCCCCGCTGGCGCCCATCGAAATGGGGTTGTACCCGGCGGCATTCATTGTGAGTTTACTGGGGCAAGCTTTACTCATGCGTTCAGCAGAATATTTATCTAAAGGACAGGAACTCTAA
- the yiaA gene encoding inner membrane protein YiaA: MENRASTYSPAFSIVSWVALLGGIVVYLLGLWNADMQLNEKGYYFAVLVLGLFSAASYQKTVRDKYEGIPTTPIYYVTCLAAFVIAVALLVIGLWNATLLLNEKGFYGLAFFLSLFGTVAVQKNIRDAGLDQSKETPAVAEDFTE; encoded by the coding sequence ATGGAAAACAGGGCATCAACTTATTCACCCGCATTCAGCATTGTGTCATGGGTCGCGCTGCTCGGCGGTATTGTGGTTTATCTGCTGGGCTTATGGAATGCCGATATGCAGTTGAACGAAAAGGGGTATTACTTTGCTGTTTTGGTGCTTGGTTTGTTTTCTGCTGCGTCGTATCAAAAGACGGTACGGGATAAATATGAAGGGATCCCGACTACGCCGATTTACTACGTAACCTGCCTGGCTGCGTTTGTCATTGCCGTTGCATTGTTGGTTATCGGTTTGTGGAATGCCACGCTGCTGCTAAACGAGAAAGGATTTTATGGCCTGGCCTTCTTTTTGAGCCTGTTTGGTACCGTTGCGGTACAGAAAAATATTCGTGATGCTGGTTTGGATCAATCAAAAGAAACGCCAGCAGTAGCGGAAGATTTTACAGAATGA
- a CDS encoding YsaB family lipoprotein, with amino-acid sequence MMMKYFFPTVATLLLVACADTQPPAPAQKAQKVKFSATRSLDMESLCKNEAAQLYNTGAQKIDISGLEQFQGSYEMRGSTFRKESFVCSFDADGQFLHLSMR; translated from the coding sequence ATGATGATGAAGTATTTCTTTCCCACGGTCGCTACCCTTTTGCTGGTGGCGTGCGCAGACACTCAGCCGCCTGCACCCGCGCAGAAGGCGCAAAAGGTTAAGTTCAGTGCCACACGTTCGCTGGATATGGAGTCGTTGTGCAAAAATGAGGCTGCGCAACTCTACAACACCGGCGCACAGAAAATTGATATCTCCGGTCTGGAACAATTCCAGGGTAGTTATGAGATGCGGGGTTCTACCTTCCGTAAAGAGAGTTTTGTCTGCTCTTTTGATGCAGACGGGCAGTTTTTGCACCTTTCCATGCGCTAA